The nucleotide sequence TTGGAGAGTTTGATGAGGGAGGAAATGTGTGCTATCTGTTCAAGAAAAGAAAGACGTGCACACTGATTAGACTCATTTTAAGGAGTGTTCTTGGACTACATACTTGTAGACCAAGAGTGTGTCTACATACTTGTAGACCAAGAACACCACAAACACCACAAATGACGATTATTTGTTTCAATTCCTTATTTTGTTGAGACTTCCTTTTTTCTACAAAAGCAGGTACAAGCTAAATGAACACAAGTATGAGTTAAAGAAAAGGTTGACAAAAATTTGGTTGCTTTCATGCATGTAGTTCTGTTTATTTGATCCACCACCAGACACTGTAGAAATTCTCCTTATCCTGGATGAGCACCTGTACCTCTCTGATCTAACAGATATTAAGAGGATTACCTGGACCCTGGAGAAAGGTTCGATGACTCTGATGAGGTTCTGCTCCAGCAGGTTGTCATACAGCTTGGTCAGATGGGTGCTGATGATGGGGTCATCCCTCAGCTCTGCTTTGTACTCTGTTAGTGCCTTGGGGGGGGTGAGAACAGGATATTTTAATCACAATGGCAGGCATTATCCACACATCAAACACAGAGTCTGGGTTCCAATCACAGCAGTTTCATTCATAATGTTGTTGCAACATAATATAGTTTGTCCACAGTCCCGACAACATCTACAGCATCAAACTCTAGACACAAACCTTTTCAAAGTCTGCGAGCGACCGGTTCTTGCTGGCTTGTGCCACACATTTCAGTGAGTCTGTCtgtagagaaagaaaatgagtaaAAGGTTATAATTGGTAAAGTGGATGAACAACTTTTACTGAGAGAGACTGAACAATGCTGTACTGtatacacaaatatgtaaataaataaatacagacaatCCAGCAAAGACcaatcatttaataaaataaaatttaaattgaCTGTTCGTTAAACCCTGCTgtccttagttactgttgctacgcCTGTCATGCATAGTGTAGAGCTAGTTTGTCCTAGTATTATCAGTATAAGGAAACATGTAAGATCAGACTGTTATTTTGCTCTAATGTTGTCGAGATTTttggaaaggaaaagaaaaaggccCTCCAAACTCTTTAAAGTTCTCTTGTTAAACTTCTCTCACTGTTGGTGGGAGAGGTTTAACAAGTGGTCACTTGAGTTGAAATCAGACATAAAATTGAAATTCTTAGGAAGGAAGAGTCATACCTGTCTGCCTGCGTACCGCAGGGCTAGCTTGCCGCTGATGAGGGCCTGGACATCCTCTggcctgaaacacaaacaatatacatcatcatcatcatcatcatcatcatcatcatcagacacACTAGGAAAAGACACATTCTGGGTCTTCccccagaggaaaaaaaaaaatcctccaccTGGACTGAAGCAATGCTAATCTATATCACAAGCGGCAATAAAACTCAAGCATGTGTTGCCAAACTCAGATATGATCTAATTCATCCTGACTGTGAACAGCAACATATGGCATTACTGCATTTTGGCAACTTTTATTAACATTATACAAACTATCTTCAGCTATTGACATCTTCAATCTAATATTCTATGATTAATGGCTGTGGAAGTAAAATGATTCACTATAATGGCTCAGTAAAAGAACTGTGCAGGCCTGTGTGTACAGTCAGGGATGAGCTGACAGTCATGTGTCTGAGTAGTATACAACTTACGCGTTGAGCATGATTTTGCAGAGCAGCATGTATTTGAGGGCTGTGATGGCTCGGGGGCTGTCGATGGAATCGTAGCCCTCGAAGGCCTCATAGAAGTAGGAGTACGCCGTCTTCCAGTCTTTCTCCTCCGCTGCGTGAATGATCCCTGGaaacacatccaaacacacacattaatgtcAGGTGGACTGCAATGTTGGACAGAAAATAGCAACTACAGTTTTCTTCTGCGTGACTCATGATGGAGCAGGATATTTGGTTATCTAACAGTTTTGGATATAAAGTTGTTGGATACATCTACCTCTGCAAAAGTTTATTCTGTCTGGTTTATGTGTAAATGTTTGTCCTGCTTTGTACCTGACTGCATGTCTAAAGCTGCTTGTAGTTTGGGTGGGCAGTAGATGGCGTTGGCGGTTGTCCTGGCAGAGGTTAGGGCGGCGCGGGCCTTGGGCAGGTTACTGAGCGCGTGGTATGTCTTACTCTCCAGCAGCTGAACCTCCACCAGCAGAGCCTTGTCATccatcttcttcagctcctgCAGCAACTGGGAGCCTGGAGAGGCAAGGAAGTGTGAGGTCAACGCAATGCTTTCACTACTTTTAATTAGTGGAACTAGGTGTAAAACTTACCCCgttagaaaaatgaaagaactaTCAAACTTTACCTTTAAAGTCAGGTGTAGAACTTAATTTGGATGGTACATTACATTCTTTAATTGACCATTAACTAAATCCCGCCCCGGAACAGAAATggtccaatcatagcttagctACAGTAACTAGGCATGGCAGACCTGTCAAGCTTTGGACTGCCCTGCATGTTGGAGCAGTGTGCATGGGGCTGAAGTAAGAGAAATACTCGGTATCTCAATAGTCTCAATAATTAGAGGGTGCAAAAGTGTAATGAATGGATtacactgtgtgtttttctgctctgaAGTAAGCTGCAAACGTTAGCATGTCTGGCTACTATTTAGAGTAAGGCATATTCTGAAGGTAAAGGGAATATTATTTGGCTAACCACATTATTATGTGGGGTTACAGGTTACATTAGAGAAATATCTCTTAAAGTCTTGTGCATCCACTGTGTGGGAGCAAAGATGCTACATCAGAGTTTCGAGTTACATTAGCAGCTTTGTCCAACAGTAACTTTGTAAAAGTAAATACAAACATTACAGCATAAATCTaatcactgtgtgtttgtccaaGTATATTTTCTACAGTAAGCATCCAAACCATCCAGGGCTTATGTTAGAACAAATAACATTATTCATAATACTAGAACTAATTTGCTCTACCCTGCAATACACAAGGCTGTTCCTTTATTTCTATTATCCTCTACATATATCATCAGCTGGTGAGGGTGCTGTAACTTTAGTCAGCTGGAAATGCAGTTTTCAACTAGGGATGTCAACGGTCTTTTTATCGGTTAACTTCCaggaatatttttgaccaattacACATATCagtctataggttaatttgcatacacattCCACTGATGGCTAAACAGTTACATATTCACATTGCAaaatcagatattctttttgaatggataaagtaccGGTGAAAAACTGACTCCTACtcagagtgttgcattattggttgtttgtagcattaatgttgctaggctagtgagtatcttaaagtctgtttatagtgagtgtgttagagtcagtcagccctaaaagtgtttcattagtccagtttaacttgcaggagtttctgaagccttgtgtaacgtgtttttctgccacggagGAAATAATTCATGGCGAGTGAAAACAAGTCCAAAACGTCTTCCAACttctctactgcagaaacggaatatgtcaagctgccaaataacactgtgacagatgataaggagctcaaaaacacaaacaggcagtTGTATGAATgctaactgccagagaaaatcatttttgactGCTTCCAAGAGGAGcatgtgtgagtatgtaactatactatgatgtaagttatatttCAAAAGTAATGTTATACCATATTTTCCCAAAAACAGTTGTTGGAAATGGAGTGTGGGGTCGTCTTATTACCAGGGTCGCCTTATATTCGGCCCAGTACGGTACTAGCACTATGCTGTACCACATTAAGAACAAGCACCCAGCTGCCATGTCCGAGGCTGGCTGGcagaagagagggggagaaagtgTGATGTGTGCCGGTCCAAGGCCATCACCCAGTTGGTGTGCTAAATTATTGAGACTGATATGCTGCCAATCAATGTGGTAGAAGGCGAGGGATTGAAAGAGCTAGTTCAGCACCTCAAGCTGAAGTACGTCATGCGatcgagagctactgtgactaaaggcactgaaaacactttgaggagaagaaggatgagctaaaagtcaagctaaccagGGCTGACGAGCTAGCTCTGAACACTGACTGCTGGACGGCTCTCACAAatgaaagctacatcacaacttttcttaaaaattaaacagTTAGTTACCAGTTAACGGGTGTCAGTCTATCGAAAGCAAAATTACCCGTAACTGACATCCCTATTTTTAAACAATTCTCAGAGTTTTACTTACCCTGCTTTGGCTTCTttctgtataaaataaaaaaaactgacaagtTTGAATTTCATCTTcgttatcattttaaatttcatatgTGCTGTGCTAGAATGGAAAGTTTGACGGGTGTAGCAAAACTAACTAAGGGGAGCGGGGCTTTGCAAACGGTCAATTGTTAAAGCAACTCAAAAAGACCAACTCCTGGAGACTGGACACTCACCAAGTTGTAGTGCCTCCTGGTAGCACTTTGTGTCGAAATACAGTGAGATAAGACGAGCctgaggaagagaggagaaaaacaaccaTGTCAGGGTCAGAGTCCACAACTTGTTTAGGAGTCTGCCCATAAACAACAAATGTATGACATAAAAATATGCATGAGCCATTGTTTACCTGGGAAAGACACACTGAACATATATCTGCTTTTTTAATAACACCATGTTCATATGAACACAACTGGGCTCAGTCGAAAACTGGGAGCTACTCTGCATATTGACTCTTGTTCTGTTCACTGATGAGTGATTTCACTGTAGTAGCTGCAGATTAGATGACCTTCACTTGCATGACAATTTGAAGCTCATGATGAATGAGCATCATCATATTCATACACAAACTTTTTCAGGAGTTTGTAATGCACCTTAGGCTAATGCTACACGTCAGATTTTGTGAttttccctcttcctccttAACACAGGTGACTATCTTACtaaagaaaaagctttttttttttttaaagaaatgttgaaGGAGAGTAATTATACAcacatcaataaacattttgacctgacaTACAGCAGATCCAAGTAGGATTGAAACATTGCCCTCTCTGATTTAATTTTGGGGCTTGGAGTAAGTGTGCAGAcgtttctatttttttccacattctccaaaaatgtgatttgttgacTGCTCTATGCGTCTGTGTGGCCCTCAGCTTGATGGATGAACAACACTGTCAATATTTATTCTGAGCTGGTCAGCAGTGTAAGTGGATGAGCGGAGACGACACTTGTATGTTCACATAGAAGTCTCACCTCTAGTGCCTGTCTGAGGAATGTCCTCTTCTCAGCCTTGGCCCACTCTATGCACTCCAGGCAGAGCTCTACCTCCTGACCCGTGGCGGCCTCCATGTCCAGGAACAGGTCCAGCAGGGAACGGACCAGCCGGGCTGCCTTAGCCTTGGAGATGGAATTGAGGAAGGGGCGCACATATTTTAGCAGACCCCCGAGCTCTGAGAGTGGGAGGGGAAAAGAACAGAGCAGATTAGAAGTATAGATGGAAAGCAGCTGAGTTTTGGGGGGCAGCTTAGAAAAAGAAGTTCATGGTCAATCTGTCACAACGGCTGGTGGatgaaaaaatgtcatctttttattaaacaaagacacaaacaactcaaattggaaacatttaaaagaacacACTGACAAGTCTGAAGTTTCAATCAATTtatcactctcatatttcagtaTGGAACATTAGAGGCAGCTGTCTGGTGATTCAGTGGAAGGTTGGAAGGTGTGATCAGCAACTTGAATGTTGAGTAGAGTCTGCAGCCCAGCAGGCAGCTGAAAGACCAGGGCTGTGTCAGAATCATTACCTCATTCACAAATTCACTATTATCTATGAAATAGAAGCTCACTAGTTCACTGTacagtgagcagtaaattgagattttggaCACTAATGAATCATTTAGCCTCGTCACTGACACCTGTAATATCTgcatatataaaatacaaaacattgcattgtgggattgttagcagaaagtagtgtACATGCAATGGACACTCAAGTTAATATAGCGCACTACATAGCAAATAGGGATTGATTTTCAGACACTGTATCACTGCagttcattttcacacagatcATTCCTCCTTCTTGTTCCTCTGTTTCAAAAATTACAGCATTTCCACTGATCCAAAAGTGAAGCAGGAACAAACTTCTCATCCAAAGGCAACTCAGGTTTCCCACAGGATGTCCAACAGCTCATACTTTCCTAGCATTATCATTtgctatattttatatacaggcACACAGATGTCTCCTAACAAACTTTGATATGCTCTCTTTTACAAACATTTCCTCTATAATTCTATCCATATAGACTGATGGTAAAACCACCTGCAGCTGAAACAAAGCAGTTGGAGGGATTGTGTTGTCAGTCAATGTGAAAAACTCCTTGCAGGAAATGACTTTTACACACATAGAAATATTCCAGTATTAACTTGATGGTTTCAGTAACAATATTAAAAGGCACTTTGATTAAACTATGGTTTTACAGCATGCTTTACTACTTCTGTTCTCATGTGCATGTGTCAAAATAACAGCATGTCTAAGGTGAACACTTATGAAGTTGTCAGATAATATTCAGGGTATTGCAGTCTGTCTGCATAAAAGACATGAAATCCATCTTGTAACCAAGTCTTATAAAACGCCCTTCTAATGAGGTATAGCAGGGAAGGATTTTTCCACTCGTTTCACTGACACATTGAACTTTATGGAAATCTGTTGCATGCAAGCTGCAGCAGTAAGAGCTTTTTCAGCAAGGAGGGCAGCTGAGTTGAACAATTAACATTTAGATTTGTCAGACATTGACAGATGCATCAAAGTTGCTGAGTATTCACAATTAAACACTGGCCTGGATCAAGTGGCAAGAGACAGAAACCAGAATTCCTCAAAAATGAAAGAGGTACTCCACTAAAGATCGATTTCATAAACAAAGTCTTACCCGCAAAACCCAACTACATTCCTAGATGTGTAAGTAGAAGAACAGTCCTCCAATAAAATCAATGTgccaaaacctctttcagtcaAGAACCTCAGACGTCTTACCCATGTGACTTGACAGAAACTTGTGGTTGAATTGGTTGAATCATTAAATCTTTTGTGTGAACGCAAATCAAAAAGTGTTTTGAGACATGAGCAGCATGTTGTGTTACCTGCAGCTTGTCCTGTCTTGGCCAGCAGCCCACCCAGCTCCAGGATGCTCTGCTCTTTAACACGCACCGCCTCCTCATCACTCTCTTGGATGTCCCGCTTcactacaaaacacacacatacacataatgaTGATGTAATATGACCCGTATTGACATGAATCACTGCGATATACAAAAGTGAAAATGCTGATGTTACACTCTCCTTTTGTCTCGAGAGACTAGCCGTAAGTCAAGGTATATCACGAACAAGCTGATATTATGGCAAGCAGCCAAGTGGCTAGCGAAGCTGTGACATATTGGAGCTGTCAAATTGTACAATAAAAGGTGATGACAGCTACATAACTAAGCTTTAATAGTCGCCATAAAGCATCACACGGCACATGAGCATTAGCAAGACGCTGTGACAAAGTGTGTGGTGTTAAGTGAGCCAACTCAGTTCCACATTAATGTCACTGTCGGCCTGACATCAACTGACAAGACGAGGAATAGCTGCTAACAACGCTCACTGCTTGCTAACGTTAACTTGCCGTCTGTCACCCAAGTTCCTGTCAAAATGAATGAGCCGGGGTAGCCTAACGTTAGCTTCTCTGATAAGCGAGCCGGTGCGTTGCTAGCCCGGCTAGCCTAGTGCTGCTGACTCACTGTGCAAGCACGGAGAAAAAAGACACGGCCAGTGCTGGGTtagctaacttagcttagctGCTAACTGGCTAACTCAACCGCTCCACGTTTGACTGAGAGCCGCAGTGTTTGAGCGCAACATTAATGTCCTTCTAGTGTCATGCAATGTCGACTCTACTTACCTATTGAATGTAAGATATCGATAGAGGCATTCCGGTCTGTTCCAAGAAGAGACTGTGCTCTCTGAAACTCAGCCACTGCCGCGGCTGCCATCTTTCCTCTGCCTGCCTCGCTCCACTCCGCTCCGCCGGCTCCGCCTGCTTGTTTTCCGGTCAGGTCGTTCACAGCGTCGGGACTCTGCTGCCCCCAACAGGCGGTGTCGAGTCCTGCCTGCCTGTAAGCGCACGAACCTCTGAAActgcatttttatcttttaaactGTTTACAAGGACTTCAATAATCATTTTACATGATCTGCTTGTGATCGCTAAGTGATCAATTTTCTGTTAGAAGCTAGAAGTAATGTGTCATTGATATTTTTAGTCAAATAGCAAGGCAGTATTTCTTTAAGCAAGCTCTTtcttattaatgtgtttttcagcaTTGTGTTTCTTCATACTATTATTCTGTGCTTTATATTTAGGTTTTTACATGCCAAGAAATTTATGGCACGAATATCaaataaagcaataaatatGTGCTGGTGACACATTTTATCCCACACACAAACCTGAGGTGTGGTTTTATTTAGCTGTAGAGAAATGCATCCTTTATTTCAGCTAAGGTGCATGTTACATGTGTGAAATTCATTCATGTCAAGCCAAATTGATTGAATTATAGTTCTCATCGAGGTGATTACTATGACTAAGAGACACAATGGAAAAGGTGCACAGAGCGACAACTGTGTGACACTCCAATCTACAGCTTCGGGTTCATGCACATTACCCCTAAACCATAGATTCACAAGCTCCAAATAAAGTTCAGTTTCAGCTTTTTCTGTTATGGAAGTGGAGCtgtgaaatgcaaaaaagtgaTAATTTAACTCACTATGTGCACTACATGGCATTTAGCACCTGTATTTATGCACTTATTGAAGATATTTAATTCTCTCATTTTTTAGCATTTcacatttcctttctttttttctgagtaTTTTCACTGACATGTCTGGGAAGtcttcactgttttctgttgattCATGGAAGCAGAACCATCAGGGTTCATTTAAGCAACTTGAATTTTCTATAATTCCAGTGAATATCCTTTGTCAAAGTACAATGATGAGCTTCAACGTGTATGTCTGTATGATGGTACTTATGGAGCGGGGCGACAAACAgtacaagaaaaacacaacatctacatattaaatataaaatatagctTTATTCACAGAACATACAGAGAACAcgaaaaaaaactcaaaatccAATCCCTCGAGTCAAGTCACTCACAGGACGATGGACAGGTAGTCACAAACCTGAAAagagtaaacaacaacaaacctgTGATGGCAAAGAAGGAGAGATGTGCCAagacaaataacacaaacagcaactgatgctaTTATTACTGTgcagattcattcattcattctcttaTGTAAATAAATCCTCTGTGACAGGGAGTTATGCATTTcaagtttccagcagcagcaacagattttttcctttttaaataaattacttgACAGTGATGGTGCTGTACCTTGCAGCTTATCATCAGGTTGGGAGAGCCGTCTGTGTTGGGAGCTACAGAGAAGACGGGGTTGTGGAGACAGTCCTCCATGTGCTCCGACACCCTGGACTCCAGAAGATGTCGCAGGACGTCGGGGGTGATGTTCTGTTTCTAAAGACAGAGAATATAACGTTACATCGTTTCTGCCAAAACCTTCACCTAGTTGAACCCTCGGCTTTCATGTTTGAGTTTCTCTTCctttatttacaggcttttgGCAGAATCATCACATGTCTTAGCCAAGCATgtcatatattgttatttttagaaTAAGCTGAACTGCTCAGAACTTCCAATACATGTTCCCAGACAGTTtccatgaaaacatttttattgactgAATGTGTTACTGTTCCAGAAATATAGAAATCATTTCTGTTTAGGTGATAATCATCCTCCAAGTTTTGGAACAACAGATGAAAAGTAGAAGTAGAACGCTGCCATGTGAGTCTTTGAGCTGCTCCTTGagccctgtttttttttttttttgcctatgtttgttcacattttggcaaatttCCTCCATCAAAATTAAGCCAAGTTAGCTACTATCAGTTCCTGTTTGCATTGTACCCATATCATGttcagacaactatcactggattactttcaTACTcgagaaaactaaaaaatgtgatgattctcaggcaggTTCTGGCATAAAGagtgttgtttttatatgatTTCTAAGAGGATTTATggaaattacagaaaatatatCCCAAAAAGTGTAAGTCATGCTGaatcagatagatagatagatagatagatagatagttgTTTATGACTCGggcacttaaaaaaaaaaaaaaaaaaagatgaaaacacaacattctCACAACTTTTGCTGAGGTAATATGATCCCATAACTATGATTTCTAAATAAAAGTGAAGGATACTGTAATAAAAACCCTCATTTTTATAAAGGCTGGGGTTTAACAAACAAACCTTAGTGTTGATGTACAGTCCGCAGGGGCAGGAGATGAAAT is from Thunnus maccoyii chromosome 18, fThuMac1.1, whole genome shotgun sequence and encodes:
- the LOC121884750 gene encoding 26S proteasome non-ATPase regulatory subunit 11A, with product MAAAAVAEFQRAQSLLGTDRNASIDILHSIVKRDIQESDEEAVRVKEQSILELGGLLAKTGQAAELGGLLKYVRPFLNSISKAKAARLVRSLLDLFLDMEAATGQEVELCLECIEWAKAEKRTFLRQALEARLISLYFDTKCYQEALQLGSQLLQELKKMDDKALLVEVQLLESKTYHALSNLPKARAALTSARTTANAIYCPPKLQAALDMQSGIIHAAEEKDWKTAYSYFYEAFEGYDSIDSPRAITALKYMLLCKIMLNAPEDVQALISGKLALRYAGRQTDSLKCVAQASKNRSLADFEKALTEYKAELRDDPIISTHLTKLYDNLLEQNLIRVIEPFSRVQIAHISSLIKLSKGDVERKLSQMILDKKFHGILDQGEGVLIVFEEPVVDKTYEAALETIQNMSKVVDSLYNKAKKLT